The following coding sequences are from one Motacilla alba alba isolate MOTALB_02 chromosome 4, Motacilla_alba_V1.0_pri, whole genome shotgun sequence window:
- the CEP44 gene encoding centrosomal protein of 44 kDa, protein MATGDLNGSLRKIEQGLRLLNYPRDVDYTVLVKGDPAAFLPIISYCFTSFSTCIAELLVKCDVELTAKSDLRFIEAVYKFLRDQFQYKPILTKEQFLQVGFAERKMQIVCDIINCVVKKHKELSNSSKVKSQTRKKIRPLKFEVWSNCGKGLADPSRSALNSKQHTQKKPLVERHSGNEVSGDLCPLPLPAQGETEEELCPDHDIVEVNCEQVIEENSQIEFLKNQLADLQEKLHKLDWMEDKLQVLEEKLQGKVIIDEKDWNNLLNRVLLLETELLLQSRKRDFPKDFSNINQKRTSSSIPVSLDTERNEEMPESHPLSSGCSSLLSTDQSPKDMTINSHDLTDISKETIRQRMEKISKIIEETFKLFKTPSPPLGIPASTGIQTWSLQTYGYQK, encoded by the exons ATGGCAACAGGAGACCTAAATGGAAGTTTAAGAAAAATAGAACAAGGACTTCGCTTGTTAAATTATCCAAGAGATGTGGATTATACAGT GTTGGTAAAGGGTGATCCAGCTGCATTTTTACCTATCATCAGCTATTGTTTTACATCTTTTTCAACTTGCATAGCAGAGCTTCTGGTAAAGTGCGATGTGGAACTGACAGCCAAGAGCGACTTGCGTTTTATTGAGGCTGTTTATAAG TTTCTTCGAGATCAATTTCAGTATAAACCAATTTTAACAAAAGAGCAGTTTCTTCAGGTTGGCTTTGcggaaagaaaaatgcaaattgtttGTGACATTATCAACTGTGTGGTGAAGAAACATAAGGAGTTGAGTAACTCTAGTAAG GTTAAATCCCAAAcgagaaaaaaaatcagacctcTTAAATTTGAAGTATGGTCAAATTGTGGTAAAGGTCTTGCTGATCCAAGTCGCAGTGCTCTGAATTCCAAACAg caTACTCAAAAGAAGCCTCTAGTCGAACGGCACTCAGGAAATGAAGTTAGTGGTGATCTTTGTCCACTCCCCcttccagcacagggagagaCTGAGGAAGAATTGTGCCCAGATCATGATATTGTGGAAGTTAATTGTGAACAA GTCATAGAAGAAAATTCACAAATTGAGTTTTTAAAGAATCAGCTTGCAGATCTCCAGGAAAAGCTTCATAAGCTAGATTGGATGGAAGATAAGCTCCAAGTTTTAGAAGAGAAGCTGCAAGGAAAGGTGATCATAGATGAGAAGGACTGGAATAACTTACTGAATCGAGTTTTGCTTCTTGAAACAGAACTGTTGTTACAATCCAGAAAG AGAGACTTTCCTAAAGACTTCAGCAATATAAATCAAAAAAGAACTTCTAGTAGCATTCCAGTTTCCCTTG ATACAGAGAGGAATGAGGAGATGCCAGAGAGTCATCCTCTGTCGTCTGGATGCAGTTCACTGTTATCCACAGACCAATCTCCCAAAGACATGACCATTAATTCTCATGATCTGACAGACATTTCAAAG GAGACAATAAGACAAAGAATGGAAAAGATAAGTAAAAT aattgaaGAAACCTTCAAACTGTTCAAAACACCAAGCCCACCTCTGGGAATACCTGCAAGCACAGGTATTCAGACCTGGTCTCTGCAGACTTACGGATACCAGAAATAA
- the FBXO8 gene encoding F-box only protein 8 yields the protein MGQGLWRIARNQQLQQQGYSGQGYLTREHGRRIPANNVSSTSHRKQAQGGIDIYHLLKTRKSKEQEGFINLEMLPPELSFTILSYLNATDLCLASCVWQDLANDELLWQGLCKSTWGHCSIYNKNPPLGFSFRKLYMQLDEGSLTFNANPDEGVNYFMSKGILDDSPKEIAKFIFCTRTLNWKKLRIYLDERRDVLDDLVTLHNFRNQFLPNALREFFRHIHAPEERGEYLETLITKFSHRFCACNPDLMRELGLSPDAVYVLCYSLILLSIDLTSPHVKNKMSKREFIRNTRRAAQNISEDFVGHLYDNIYLIGHVAA from the exons ATGGGTCAGGGACTCTGGAGAATTGCTAGAAACCAgcaactgcagcagcaaggatACAGTGGACAAGGCTATCTTACCAGAGAGCATGGTAGGAGGATACCTGCTAACAATGTCTCCAGTACCAGCCATCGCAAGCAAGCTCAAGGAGGCATTGACATCTACCACCTGCTGAAGACAAGAAAATCTAAGGAGCAAGAAGGATTCATTAACCTGGAAATGTTGCCACCAGAGCTCAGTTTTACCATTTTGTCATACCTGAACGCAACTGATCTCTGTCTAGCATCATGTGTCTGGCAGGATCTTGCTAATGATGAGCTCCTCTGGCAAGG GTTGTGCAAATCCACTTGGGGTCACTGTTCTATATACAATAAGAATCCGCCTCTAggattttcttttagaaaattgTATATGCAGCTAGATGAGGGCAGTCTCACCTTTAATGCCAACCCTGATGAG GGAGTCAACTACTTCATGTCCAAAGGCATACTAGATGATTCACCAAAAGAAATAGCTAAGTTTATCTTCTGCACAAGAACACTTAATTGGAAGAAGCTGAGAATCTACCTTGATGAAAg GAGAGATGTTTTGGATGACCTTGTGACGCTGCACAACTTCAGAAATCAGTTCTTGCCAAATGCACTGAGAGAGTTCTTCAGACACATTCACGCTCCTGAGGAGCGTGGGGAGTACCTTGAAACTCTCATAACAAAGTTCTCTCACAGATTCTGTGCTTGTAATCCAGATTTGATGAGAGAGCTTGGCCTTAGCCCTG ATGCAGTTTATGTACTGTGTTACTCTTTGATTCTACTTTCGATTGATCTAACAAGCCCTCACGTGAAGAACAAAATGTCAAAGAGGGAATTCATCCGAAATACGCGACGAGCTGCACAGAATATTAGTGAAGATTTTGTAGGGCACCTTTATGACAACATCTACCTTATTGGCCACGTGGCTGCCTGA